TGGAAGGCCCTGAACAGCAGGAAAGAGAGCTGAGTGTCCGACTTGTCCAACAAGAAAATCTGGGTGGCCGGCCATCGAGGCATGGTGGGCAGCGCGCTTGTGCGCAGGCTTCACTCAGAAAATTGCAATGTCATCACGGCAACGCGGCAGGAGCTTGATCTCAAACGGCAGGACGAAGTCGAGAGATTCGTCCAGACGAACCGGCCGGACGCGATCATCCTCGCTGCTGCAAAGGTTGGCGGCATTCTGGCGAACGATACCTTCCCGGCCGATTTCCTCTACGATAATCTGATTATTGAAGCCAATATCTTCGAAGCCGCGCATCGTAGCGGCGTCGACAGGCTTCTGTTCCTGGGCTCAAGCTGTATTTATCCCAAATTTGCGCCGCAGCCGATATCTGAAGATGCGCTTCTGACCGGCCCGCTTGAGCCGACCAACGAGTGGTATGCGGTCGCCAAGATTGCCGGGATCAAGCTGGCGGAAGCCTACCGCAAGCAGCACGGGCGCAATTACATTTCCGCCATGCCCACCAACCTCTATGGCCCGGGCGATAATTTCGATTTGCAATCCAGTCATGTTCTGCCGGCGCTGATTCGCAAAGCGCACTTCGCAAAGGTGACGGGGGCATCCGAAATTGCCATCTGGGGAAGCGGAAGGCCACGACGGGAATTCCTCCATGTTGATGATTGCGCGGATGCACTGGTTTTTCTGTTGAAGAACTATTCCGACGCACAGCACGTCAATGTCGGTTCGGGAGAGGATATCGAAATCATCGAGCTCACGCGGTTGGTTTGCCGTGTTGTCGGTTACGAAGGAAATATCACTCACGACCTCTCCAAGCCGGACGGCACGCCGCGTAAACTCATGAGCACCGACAAGCTGAAGAACATGGGCTGGAAGCCGCGCATCTCGCTGGAGGAAGGTATCCGCGCAGTGTATGATTGGTTTCTGAAGTTCGAAGGCAACGCCGCCGTGACGCGACAATAGCTGTCGGCATCCAGAACTCCAAAGGGTGGCGATTGGCGTGACATGTCAGCCGCCAGCTTTAGGCGGCGTGGCTGCTACCCTAGTCGAGACGATGGGGTATGCCGAAAGTCCGAACTTGAACATCAAGTTCACCGTCGGTCCCGGCGTCTGTCTGCTTGATCTCATGGAGAAGCGAAAGACGTGGGACCAGCATTCGGCTGCGAACTTGCAGTTCGGTCGGATTGCCTGGCGTGTGGCAGTACTAGGAAATTGAGGAGACCGCTGCTCTGTAGGTCGGCAGTTCTCTTTTCCAAAATGTCGCCAATCAATGTCGTAAGAAATTCCGCTGTCAGATGGTTCCAGTCTGTCATAAACGGAACACCCCCGCTACTGGTGAGGCATTTCTCCTTGTCGTAATCGCAGTGAAGCTTGATGATATCGACGTAGTTGAATGCAAGATCAGATGGGAAAAATGGCAACTGCGCTAACGGCTGGTTGGTGGGCGGATACGTCGCCAATCGCAAGCACGCAGAGGCATCAGATTTTGTCTGAAACATTAATCCTAGGCACGAGTGCAATCGGTCAAGCTGGAAGTAATTTCCAAAAATGAATATTTTCGCGTCATCCGAATGGCTTTTCATCCAGGAAAGAAGCTCAAATCTGAAGGGATTGGCTTCATATTCAAAGGGCCGATGACTGGCGAGGAAAATCGCTTTCGTTCGGCTGAGCAATGATTTGTCGTTGATATATTTTTCAAATGGAATGCAGTACTGATCGTAACGGCTGTCGGACGAGGGAGCCTTAACAATATCGTCCTTGATCTCCACCTTGCAGTTCAAGTAACTGATTGCAACGACTTCATATCGGTCGGCATCAACGTAATTATTCAGTGCGACTGACCAGTTCCTGGCGTACGAGTCCCCAATTATGAAGATAACGGACTTGTCAGCCCGAATGTTGCTGTTCAAGCTTTGAAAAGTGCTTTCAAGTCGCCCTTCGTTCGTCTGCGCGACAGGTGGATAGACTTGATCCAATCTTTGAGGAAAACCGGCCATAGTGACTGCCGACACGACAGCCGCCGTGATGGTCACGACTGAGGAGCTTAGGTAGATCCAGAAGGCGCGGTTTCTCCTGGTGTAGCGAATGGGCTTTTCGATGGCGACGAAGCTGACGACCGCGACCAAGGCGGTCGCTGCAACGGCAAGAACCTTATCGCCGTTGTTGAAATCCAGGCTTGTCAGCCGCGCGAAGGCGAAGACCGGATAGTGCCACAAATATAGGGAGTAGGAGACTATTCCGGTGAGTGCCGCAGGTCGAGAAGCCAACAGGCGCCCGGCGACATCCTTATGACTGGCGAATGCAAGTACCAGACAGGTCCCAATGACCGGGATGACAGTGAGCAGCCCAGGATGAACCGTATCCTTTCTAAACAGGATGAGGGAACCAACAACGAGGACAAGCCCGGCCGCCGCGAGCAGCGGCCGAGGGCGCGCACGTCCACGTCTCACCTCGTAATAGGCGAGAAGTGTTCCGGCCAGAAGTTCCCAGGCCCGGGTGAAAGGCGAGTAGAAGGCCTGTTGCTGATCATACCGTACCGTGAGGACACAGAATACGAAGCTTAAAGTTGCCATGAGCAACACGCACGGCAAAAACTTTGATTTCAAATATCGGCGCGTAATCAGCAATAAGAGCGGAAAGCCGATATAAAATTGCTCTTCGACGCTCAACGACCAGGTGTGAAGAAAAGGCTTGAGAAGGGTATCCGGCTCCCCGTACTGGGCCGTTGTAAAATAAAAATAGATATTCGATCCAAATAGCAGCGAAGAACCTATTGAATTCGCGTAATCCAGGAGTTCTGAGGGTAATAAAAGGTAGTAGGCGAAGGGCATTGTCGCGAAAACG
This Rhizobium acidisoli DNA region includes the following protein-coding sequences:
- a CDS encoding acyltransferase family protein; its protein translation is MKVYRPEIDGLRAISVIAVILYHAEFTLAGHTLLEGGYIGVDVFFVISGFLISQILLTEIEATGRIDYLKFYTRRARRILPALFAVVFATMPFAYYLLLPSELLDYANSIGSSLLFGSNIYFYFTTAQYGEPDTLLKPFLHTWSLSVEEQFYIGFPLLLLITRRYLKSKFLPCVLLMATLSFVFCVLTVRYDQQQAFYSPFTRAWELLAGTLLAYYEVRRGRARPRPLLAAAGLVLVVGSLILFRKDTVHPGLLTVIPVIGTCLVLAFASHKDVAGRLLASRPAALTGIVSYSLYLWHYPVFAFARLTSLDFNNGDKVLAVAATALVAVVSFVAIEKPIRYTRRNRAFWIYLSSSVVTITAAVVSAVTMAGFPQRLDQVYPPVAQTNEGRLESTFQSLNSNIRADKSVIFIIGDSYARNWSVALNNYVDADRYEVVAISYLNCKVEIKDDIVKAPSSDSRYDQYCIPFEKYINDKSLLSRTKAIFLASHRPFEYEANPFRFELLSWMKSHSDDAKIFIFGNYFQLDRLHSCLGLMFQTKSDASACLRLATYPPTNQPLAQLPFFPSDLAFNYVDIIKLHCDYDKEKCLTSSGGVPFMTDWNHLTAEFLTTLIGDILEKRTADLQSSGLLNFLVLPHARQSDRTASSQPNAGPTSFASP
- the fcl gene encoding GDP-L-fucose synthase; amino-acid sequence: MSDLSNKKIWVAGHRGMVGSALVRRLHSENCNVITATRQELDLKRQDEVERFVQTNRPDAIILAAAKVGGILANDTFPADFLYDNLIIEANIFEAAHRSGVDRLLFLGSSCIYPKFAPQPISEDALLTGPLEPTNEWYAVAKIAGIKLAEAYRKQHGRNYISAMPTNLYGPGDNFDLQSSHVLPALIRKAHFAKVTGASEIAIWGSGRPRREFLHVDDCADALVFLLKNYSDAQHVNVGSGEDIEIIELTRLVCRVVGYEGNITHDLSKPDGTPRKLMSTDKLKNMGWKPRISLEEGIRAVYDWFLKFEGNAAVTRQ